The Marinilongibacter aquaticus genome has a window encoding:
- a CDS encoding glycoside hydrolase family 35 protein: MKKIFGLFISTAILMVLLSEMATAQQKNTTSAHTFELGSKDFLLDGSPFQIISGEMHYSRIPKEYWRHRVQMAKAMGCNTIATYVFWNFHETSEGVFDFTTYNKNLGDFLKIVQEEGMFCLFRPGPYSCGEWDLGGIPPYLLGIPDIKFRCTDTRYLSAVKRYVDTISHIVKPYLVTNGGPVLMLQVENEYGSYGNDREYLKILESYWRNNGIDVPFYTSDGPTTFMLEAGTLPGAAVGLDSGSSPADFDLAEKMNPGVPVFSSETYPGWLTHWGTDWARPNTEHLLKEVKYVLESNHSLNFYMLHGGTNFAWSAGANSGGKGYEPDITSYDYDAPITEQGRGREKYYALKKLIKESRTQAVEDFPEPAAIPTMDIPEIKMEPYTSVWNNLPEALKMAQPKPFEAFEQYEGFALYRTTLIGRKEGKLQITDLHDFATVFLDGELIGTVDRTKGENTIAVPKSKNAFPVLEIFVEGMGRINFAQELIDRKGITERVSLNGMTLMNWEVYSLPMHSEYIKKLSANKANLKSGIFFKGEFVLSSVADTYIDMSNYKKGVVWVNGHNLGRYWEVGPQHALYCPAPFLKKGKNEIVVFDLLQEEAQSLKGVKELF, translated from the coding sequence ATGAAAAAAATCTTCGGACTGTTTATTTCCACCGCCATACTGATGGTATTGCTCTCGGAAATGGCTACAGCTCAACAAAAAAATACCACAAGTGCCCACACGTTCGAGTTGGGTTCAAAAGACTTCCTGTTGGACGGCTCTCCGTTCCAGATCATCTCGGGAGAAATGCATTATTCCCGAATCCCGAAAGAATACTGGCGTCACCGCGTCCAAATGGCCAAAGCGATGGGCTGCAACACCATTGCCACTTATGTGTTCTGGAATTTCCACGAGACATCGGAAGGTGTATTTGATTTCACGACCTACAATAAAAATTTAGGCGATTTTTTGAAAATAGTGCAGGAAGAAGGCATGTTTTGCCTTTTCCGTCCGGGGCCTTATTCTTGTGGAGAATGGGATTTGGGCGGCATTCCTCCATACCTTTTGGGTATTCCCGATATCAAATTTCGCTGCACGGATACCCGATATCTGAGTGCCGTAAAGCGGTATGTCGATACGATTTCGCATATTGTTAAACCTTATCTGGTTACCAATGGCGGCCCTGTGCTTATGCTTCAGGTAGAAAACGAGTACGGCAGCTACGGAAACGACCGCGAGTACTTGAAAATCTTGGAAAGCTATTGGCGAAATAACGGCATCGATGTGCCTTTCTATACTTCGGATGGCCCAACTACTTTTATGTTGGAAGCAGGGACACTTCCCGGGGCCGCCGTCGGACTTGATTCGGGCTCTAGTCCTGCGGATTTCGATTTGGCCGAAAAAATGAATCCCGGTGTGCCGGTTTTCAGCTCCGAAACATACCCCGGTTGGCTTACACATTGGGGAACCGATTGGGCCAGACCCAATACCGAACACCTTTTGAAAGAAGTGAAGTATGTGTTGGAAAGTAATCACTCACTCAATTTTTATATGCTGCACGGAGGGACCAATTTTGCGTGGTCTGCCGGAGCGAACTCAGGAGGAAAAGGTTATGAGCCTGATATTACCAGTTACGATTACGATGCCCCCATCACCGAGCAAGGGCGAGGACGCGAGAAATACTATGCCCTGAAAAAACTCATCAAAGAAAGCCGGACGCAGGCGGTTGAGGATTTTCCAGAACCCGCGGCTATCCCGACTATGGACATTCCTGAAATAAAAATGGAGCCGTATACGTCGGTTTGGAATAATTTACCCGAAGCCCTGAAAATGGCCCAGCCCAAACCCTTCGAGGCTTTTGAGCAGTATGAAGGCTTTGCTCTTTACCGCACAACCTTGATCGGGAGAAAGGAAGGTAAATTGCAGATCACAGATTTGCACGATTTTGCCACGGTTTTTCTGGATGGTGAACTCATCGGAACCGTCGACCGAACAAAAGGAGAAAATACGATTGCCGTTCCGAAATCCAAGAATGCATTTCCGGTACTCGAGATTTTTGTAGAAGGCATGGGAAGGATAAATTTTGCACAAGAACTGATCGACAGAAAAGGCATTACAGAGCGGGTTTCATTGAATGGCATGACGCTCATGAATTGGGAGGTGTACAGTTTGCCCATGCACTCGGAATACATCAAAAAGCTTTCGGCAAATAAAGCAAACCTGAAATCGGGTATTTTCTTTAAAGGAGAGTTTGTCCTGAGTTCAGTAGCCGATACCTACATCGATATGTCGAATTACAAAAAAGGTGTGGTTTGGGTGAACGGCCATAATTTGGGAAGATATTGGGAGGTCGGTCCGCAGCACGCACTTTATTGTCCGGCTCCTTTCTTGAAAAAGGGAAAAAACGAAATTGTGGTGTTTGATTTATTGCAAGAAGAAGCCCAATCTCTTAAAGGCGTAAAAGAACTCTTTTAA
- a CDS encoding PorT family protein: MKNLKKLHNVLGMAFLLLLVQLNVQAQWEEAYYINSDNKRIEGQVFYENWAKSPASFRFRASEGAEEERLGLEEVQSLLVHNERYLRASVELDETPVSQSDNLPESPSPTLKRRTVFLLSLIEGPKSLYMHVTAKGRLHLYIENEGVFVWLSDYKFVRYSAGGTANVLETNSFRNQLKEYLYNCPTLVSQIERLTYSDKAMQKLFTDYYAKCADQELESTFQRETKLSHFGLMAGIAQTSVKFDGKGTPNVLSGGTPTDYGPTGGIFWNIGIPRTKQRFSFQNEVLFSSYSVSGSRLKIEYGDRREEEFYKLGLSYMKLNVLFRAYLVQKNNFGIYCNAGMSNGFVVSAENEHATGITSSSGTERIDHGELMNNIRKYEQGFVGGIGVKVSHVGFEARYENANGMSPFEFMKSTVQRLSFLVAYQF; the protein is encoded by the coding sequence ATGAAAAATTTGAAAAAACTACACAACGTATTGGGCATGGCTTTTCTCTTACTTCTTGTTCAATTGAATGTACAAGCCCAATGGGAAGAGGCGTATTATATCAATAGTGATAACAAGCGAATAGAAGGACAGGTTTTCTACGAAAATTGGGCGAAAAGTCCTGCTTCGTTTCGTTTTAGGGCATCAGAGGGAGCAGAAGAGGAGCGGCTGGGCCTGGAAGAGGTACAAAGCCTTTTGGTACACAATGAGAGATATTTAAGGGCTTCAGTTGAATTGGATGAAACGCCAGTAAGCCAAAGCGATAATCTTCCGGAAAGCCCGAGTCCTACGCTAAAAAGAAGAACGGTATTTTTGCTTTCGCTGATAGAAGGGCCAAAAAGTTTGTATATGCATGTCACGGCCAAAGGGCGTTTGCATTTGTATATTGAAAATGAGGGTGTTTTCGTATGGTTGTCCGATTATAAGTTTGTGCGATACAGTGCAGGGGGTACAGCCAACGTGTTGGAAACAAACAGTTTCCGTAATCAATTGAAGGAATACCTTTACAATTGTCCGACACTCGTTTCCCAAATAGAACGCTTGACCTACTCGGATAAGGCTATGCAGAAGCTTTTTACCGATTATTATGCCAAATGTGCTGACCAAGAGCTTGAAAGTACTTTTCAGCGAGAGACCAAATTAAGCCATTTTGGCTTGATGGCCGGTATAGCACAGACGAGTGTGAAATTTGATGGAAAAGGTACACCGAATGTGCTTTCGGGAGGAACGCCCACAGACTATGGTCCGACGGGTGGCATTTTTTGGAATATCGGCATTCCAAGAACCAAGCAAAGGTTTTCTTTTCAAAATGAAGTTCTTTTTTCAAGTTATTCAGTATCGGGTTCGAGGCTTAAGATTGAGTACGGCGATAGAAGAGAAGAAGAATTCTACAAATTGGGTCTGTCCTACATGAAGTTGAATGTACTTTTTAGGGCTTATCTGGTGCAGAAGAACAATTTTGGGATTTACTGCAATGCGGGGATGTCCAATGGTTTTGTTGTTTCCGCGGAAAATGAACATGCTACGGGCATCACCTCGAGCAGTGGGACAGAAAGAATAGACCATGGGGAATTGATGAACAACATCAGAAAATACGAACAAGGTTTTGTAGGGGGAATAGGAGTGAAGGTAAGCCATGTGGGTTTTGAAGCACGCTATGAAAATGCCAATGGTATGTCGCCCTTTGAGTTTATGAAATCCACTGTTCAGCGGCTATCTTTTCTAGTAGCGTATCAATTTTAA
- a CDS encoding glycosyl hydrolase 108 family protein → MRKRRINVFIIAISSLIFCTNVYAASFEKYAPKLLKFEGIGYGIHKPIWGDKDFTKSEALNIHRKHYWDRYHGDLFKSQEVAEVLIDHLINAGPGKNRENIKAFEAIIGVKQDGELSISDVERANSFYFPEQIVNPYVKYRVLYYKTRSNAAENPGWIVRAKAFLMANSFGTIVLKDVSLPDSITRQFRHVRL, encoded by the coding sequence ATGAGAAAAAGACGTATAAACGTTTTTATTATCGCAATTAGTTCTTTAATATTTTGTACAAACGTTTACGCGGCATCTTTCGAAAAGTACGCACCAAAGCTGCTGAAATTTGAAGGAATTGGATACGGAATCCATAAGCCAATATGGGGTGATAAAGACTTTACAAAGTCTGAGGCCCTCAATATACACCGTAAGCATTATTGGGACCGCTACCATGGCGACCTGTTTAAGAGCCAAGAAGTGGCCGAGGTGCTGATCGATCATTTGATCAATGCCGGCCCGGGCAAAAACAGAGAAAACATAAAAGCCTTCGAAGCGATTATCGGTGTAAAACAGGATGGCGAACTAAGCATAAGCGACGTAGAAAGGGCTAACAGCTTCTATTTTCCAGAGCAGATTGTAAATCCATATGTGAAATACAGAGTGCTCTATTATAAAACAAGAAGCAATGCCGCTGAGAATCCGGGATGGATTGTAAGAGCCAAAGCATTTTTGATGGCCAACTCCTTCGGAACCATCGTCCTTAAAGATGTAAGCTTGCCAGATTCTATTACAAGACAATTTAGACATGTAAGGCTCTGA
- a CDS encoding alpha-amylase family protein, giving the protein MAQKQQDKFVLYQIFTRLFGNSTLTNNFNGTLEQNGVGKFKDINTAALKSIKALGVSHIWYTGIIEHATMTDYSAYGIRKDHPLVVKGIAGSPYAIKDYYDVVPDFAEDVHKRMDEFEALVARTHKQKLKVIIDFVPNHLAREYFSDAKPEGVENFGESDTQSQAFLPSNNFYYIPGSTFKVPHDVNPPVSFGETYIENPAKATGNDVFSAEPSLNDWYETIKLNYGVDYLNHRSAQFYPIPDTWKKMRDILLYWAEKKVDGFRCDMAEMVPAEFWGWVTKEVKKKFPDVIFIAEIYNPNNYRQYIFQGGFDYLYDKVGLYDSLRRLIEGHGNANDISRVWQQESGDFANRMLRFLENHDEHRIASAEFAGDPFKALTAMALSAFLHDGPIMLYAGQELGVLPTQEEGFSGNDGRTTIFDYWGLPELAAWNNGGKWNTAGLSASQKKLRKAYNDILHFALANEAVVSGKFFDLQYVNAHGQSLNYNDSKIYSFLRYTEHQKILFVFNFDLQSSYACELFIPNLAFDMMGIASEKPVLRPMQAHEEAIGLKRDERFDIKIQPNSWKSFLLS; this is encoded by the coding sequence ATGGCTCAGAAACAACAAGACAAGTTTGTCCTTTATCAGATATTTACCCGCCTTTTCGGGAACAGCACATTAACAAACAATTTCAACGGCACCTTGGAACAGAATGGCGTAGGCAAGTTCAAGGACATCAATACGGCGGCACTCAAAAGCATTAAAGCTTTGGGCGTGAGCCACATATGGTACACAGGCATTATCGAACACGCCACCATGACCGACTACAGTGCTTACGGAATCCGTAAAGATCATCCTTTGGTGGTAAAAGGCATTGCGGGTTCGCCTTATGCGATTAAAGACTACTACGATGTGGTGCCCGATTTTGCGGAAGACGTTCACAAAAGAATGGATGAATTCGAGGCTTTGGTGGCCCGAACCCACAAGCAAAAGCTGAAAGTGATCATTGATTTTGTGCCCAACCATTTGGCCCGCGAATATTTTTCGGATGCCAAACCCGAGGGGGTTGAGAATTTCGGAGAAAGCGATACACAAAGCCAAGCTTTTCTTCCAAGCAACAATTTCTACTACATCCCGGGCAGTACTTTCAAAGTGCCCCATGATGTCAATCCACCTGTTTCCTTTGGAGAAACCTACATCGAAAACCCAGCCAAAGCCACTGGAAACGACGTTTTTTCGGCCGAACCCAGTTTAAACGATTGGTACGAAACCATTAAACTGAACTACGGTGTCGATTACCTCAATCACCGTTCGGCCCAGTTTTATCCTATTCCAGACACTTGGAAAAAAATGCGTGACATTCTTCTCTATTGGGCAGAAAAGAAAGTCGACGGTTTTCGCTGCGATATGGCTGAAATGGTGCCCGCGGAATTCTGGGGATGGGTGACCAAAGAGGTGAAAAAGAAATTTCCGGATGTGATTTTCATTGCTGAAATCTACAATCCCAACAATTACAGACAGTATATTTTTCAAGGTGGCTTTGATTACTTGTACGATAAAGTTGGGCTTTACGACAGCCTAAGAAGGCTGATCGAGGGACATGGAAATGCCAACGACATCAGTCGCGTTTGGCAGCAGGAATCCGGTGACTTTGCCAATCGTATGTTGCGTTTTCTTGAAAACCACGATGAACACCGCATTGCCTCCGCCGAATTTGCAGGCGATCCTTTCAAAGCCCTGACCGCCATGGCTTTGTCGGCCTTTTTGCACGATGGCCCCATTATGCTCTATGCCGGACAGGAACTGGGTGTGCTGCCCACCCAAGAAGAGGGTTTTTCGGGAAATGACGGCCGCACCACCATTTTTGATTACTGGGGCCTACCCGAGCTTGCCGCTTGGAACAACGGCGGAAAATGGAATACCGCTGGCCTTTCGGCTTCGCAGAAAAAACTGAGAAAGGCTTACAACGATATTCTACACTTTGCCTTGGCCAATGAAGCTGTGGTTTCCGGTAAATTTTTCGACCTGCAATATGTGAATGCCCACGGGCAAAGTTTAAACTACAACGACAGTAAAATCTATTCGTTTCTTCGCTATACAGAGCATCAAAAAATACTTTTTGTCTTCAATTTCGACCTGCAAAGCTCATACGCCTGCGAGCTTTTCATCCCCAATTTGGCCTTCGACATGATGGGAATTGCCTCTGAAAAGCCCGTTTTGAGACCTATGCAAGCCCACGAAGAGGCAATTGGACTAAAAAGAGACGAGCGTTTCGACATAAAAATACAGCCAAACAGCTGGAAATCTTTTCTATTGAGTTGA
- the pgmB gene encoding beta-phosphoglucomutase, with translation MAQMIKGFLFDLDGVIVDTAGYHYKAWKKLTNELGFDIDEEFNENLKGISRMDSIAKILEYGKVTLSESEILALATKKNEWYVEMIDQMTAENILPGIPALITQIKALGLKMALGSASKNAPRILERIGLNEAFDAVVDGNSVSKSKPDPEVFVKGAEMLNLAPTECVVVEDAFAGIQAAHAAGMKAIGIGKATDLPNADFIMPSFVGFDLKSFLQEMPAQQSIETK, from the coding sequence ATGGCACAAATGATAAAGGGTTTTCTGTTTGATTTGGATGGGGTGATTGTAGACACTGCGGGCTATCATTACAAGGCTTGGAAAAAACTGACCAATGAATTGGGCTTTGATATCGATGAAGAATTCAACGAAAACCTGAAAGGGATCAGTCGGATGGATTCCATTGCCAAGATTTTGGAGTATGGAAAGGTCACTTTATCGGAAAGTGAAATATTGGCTTTGGCGACCAAAAAGAACGAATGGTATGTCGAAATGATTGATCAAATGACGGCAGAGAACATTTTGCCCGGCATTCCAGCACTAATTACCCAGATCAAGGCCTTGGGTTTGAAAATGGCTTTGGGTTCGGCCAGCAAAAATGCACCGCGTATTTTGGAGCGAATCGGCCTGAACGAGGCATTCGATGCCGTGGTGGACGGCAATTCGGTATCAAAATCAAAACCCGATCCAGAGGTTTTTGTCAAAGGGGCTGAAATGTTGAATTTGGCTCCCACAGAATGCGTGGTGGTAGAAGACGCTTTTGCGGGCATTCAGGCGGCACACGCCGCAGGCATGAAAGCCATAGGGATTGGCAAGGCTACGGATCTTCCCAATGCCGATTTCATTATGCCTTCTTTTGTGGGCTTCGATCTGAAGTCTTTTTTGCAGGAAATGCCTGCTCAACAATCAATTGAAACGAAATGA
- a CDS encoding family 65 glycosyl hydrolase domain-containing protein: MKNYIKQDEWAVIEEGFHPEFNEVTESLMSLGNGRMGQRGNFEEKYSGKTLQGNYIAGVWFPDKTRVGWWKNGYPNYFAKVINATNWIGLDIEIDEVELDLAQCEILQFMRVLDMKAGTLKRLCTLRMANGHELEIESERFCSMSHDEAGMINYSIRPLNFVGKLKLTSYLDGDVSNRDANHGEKFWEEIDKEVLGSEAYLCMKTKVSPWENVPRFTITSGMRMKFFQEDKPISPSSLPVKHDKYVACQYELPLVTEEKTIIQKFVVNLSSENHAVDQQLAYAKKYLNEIYHLGFEVLLGEHKDAWAKKWELNDIVISGDVAAQQGIRFNIFHLQQTYTGEDPRLNIGPKGFTGEKYGGVTYWDTEAYCLPFYLATAEQKVARNLLEYRYKHLQKAIENAGLLGFDSGAALYPMVTMNGEECHNEWEITFEEIHRNGAIAYAIYDYTRYTGDESYLLGHGLEVLIGISRFWSQRVNWSEAKQKFVMLGVTGPNEYENNVNNNWYTNTIAQWTLRYTLAGIEKAKTDTETWEALKRKLQFREEEETGRWAQIVAEIHLPEDKEKGVFLQQDGFLDKELLTVDQIPEHRPINQKWSWDRILRSCFIKQADVLQGLYFFEEDYSLEQLQRNFDFYEPMTVHESSLSPCVHTILACKLKRVDQAYDLYVRTARLDLDDYNNDTEDGLHITAMAGAWMAVVKGFGGMRIQDGSLSFDPVLPESWKSYSFRVGFRGLVKEVKVSKEGVEIKDLKR, from the coding sequence ATGAAAAATTATATAAAACAGGATGAATGGGCTGTAATTGAAGAGGGCTTTCATCCAGAATTCAACGAAGTGACCGAATCTCTGATGAGCCTGGGCAATGGCCGAATGGGGCAGCGTGGAAATTTCGAAGAGAAGTATTCGGGCAAAACATTGCAAGGCAATTATATCGCGGGTGTGTGGTTTCCGGATAAAACGCGTGTGGGCTGGTGGAAAAATGGTTATCCGAACTACTTTGCGAAAGTGATCAATGCAACCAATTGGATTGGGTTGGACATCGAGATAGATGAGGTAGAATTGGATTTGGCCCAATGCGAGATTCTGCAATTCATGCGTGTGCTGGATATGAAAGCCGGGACATTGAAACGGTTGTGCACCCTCAGAATGGCGAATGGACATGAGCTTGAGATTGAATCGGAGCGGTTTTGCAGCATGTCGCACGATGAAGCGGGCATGATTAATTACAGCATTCGTCCATTGAATTTCGTAGGAAAACTTAAGCTCACGAGTTATTTGGATGGGGATGTCAGCAACCGGGACGCCAATCACGGTGAAAAGTTTTGGGAAGAAATCGACAAGGAAGTGCTGGGCTCTGAGGCCTACCTTTGCATGAAAACCAAGGTTTCGCCTTGGGAAAATGTGCCACGATTTACGATTACGAGCGGAATGCGGATGAAGTTCTTTCAGGAAGATAAGCCCATTTCGCCAAGTTCATTGCCTGTAAAACACGATAAATATGTGGCTTGTCAATATGAGCTTCCTTTGGTGACAGAAGAAAAAACCATTATTCAGAAATTCGTGGTGAACCTTTCTTCAGAAAATCATGCGGTCGATCAACAACTCGCCTATGCAAAGAAATACCTCAACGAAATCTACCATTTGGGCTTTGAGGTGCTTTTGGGCGAGCACAAAGACGCATGGGCCAAGAAATGGGAATTGAACGACATTGTGATTTCTGGTGATGTGGCGGCCCAGCAGGGCATTCGTTTCAATATTTTCCATTTGCAGCAAACCTATACCGGCGAAGACCCACGCTTGAATATTGGCCCTAAAGGCTTTACAGGAGAAAAGTATGGCGGTGTAACCTATTGGGATACAGAGGCTTATTGTTTGCCTTTTTACTTGGCTACCGCCGAACAAAAGGTGGCCCGAAACCTGTTGGAATACCGCTACAAACACCTGCAAAAGGCCATTGAAAATGCGGGCCTTTTGGGTTTTGACTCAGGTGCGGCATTGTACCCGATGGTAACCATGAACGGAGAAGAATGCCACAACGAATGGGAAATTACCTTCGAAGAAATTCACAGAAACGGAGCGATTGCCTATGCCATTTACGATTATACGCGATATACGGGCGATGAAAGTTATCTGTTGGGGCATGGCTTGGAAGTGCTAATCGGTATTTCCCGTTTTTGGTCGCAAAGGGTGAATTGGTCAGAGGCCAAACAAAAGTTTGTGATGCTCGGTGTTACGGGACCAAACGAGTACGAAAACAACGTGAACAACAATTGGTATACCAATACTATTGCCCAATGGACATTGCGATACACTTTGGCGGGCATTGAAAAGGCGAAAACAGATACAGAAACTTGGGAAGCCCTAAAAAGGAAACTGCAGTTTAGGGAAGAGGAAGAGACTGGCCGTTGGGCACAGATTGTCGCTGAGATTCATTTGCCCGAAGATAAAGAAAAGGGTGTTTTTCTTCAACAGGATGGTTTTTTGGATAAGGAATTGTTGACGGTCGACCAGATTCCAGAACACAGGCCGATCAATCAGAAATGGAGTTGGGATCGCATTTTGCGATCTTGTTTCATTAAACAAGCCGATGTGCTGCAAGGCCTGTATTTTTTCGAAGAGGATTATTCATTGGAGCAGTTGCAACGCAATTTCGATTTCTACGAACCCATGACCGTACACGAGAGCTCGCTTTCGCCCTGTGTGCATACTATTTTGGCCTGTAAGCTGAAACGGGTGGATCAAGCCTATGATTTGTATGTGCGTACGGCTCGCCTCGATCTTGATGATTACAACAACGATACGGAAGACGGGCTGCACATTACGGCAATGGCTGGAGCTTGGATGGCCGTGGTAAAAGGCTTTGGCGGTATGCGTATTCAAGACGGTTCGCTAAGCTTTGATCCCGTATTGCCGGAAAGCTGGAAATCTTACAGTTTCCGTGTGGGTTTCAGAGGGCTTGTGAAAGAAGTGAAAGTGAGCAAAGAAGGCGTCGAAATCAAAGATTTGAAACGATAA
- a CDS encoding sensor histidine kinase, with protein MKFPLPILILLFCISGTLSAMQADTIRLGESFNAQPLNYGAVFCEISPELGLEQVRQKKEGWQAFKPGNRMQADKTLWLHFFVQNTGKENNLVFLRNWKDNLVNYYFIRKNETIVKRAGQMSGYPEASELEFIDFYKFPLNKQEIAEVFIEIPPDKGLFDWLRICPLKPATGLIFLGQHAGLQTTLVRYYTLNIKEVQIRNIYQGALILLLLASLFFVLKLPQDRVYRYYFFYVACGLGYSLIQSRGYTYVGQVILQFPYIKKFGGELVFWLGMSSYFLFAGQILDFKDNSPHLYKNLRKISGALVVFGLIQFAYLCLSLDFSYADFMFYNKVPVILFYIWLLFFIARNTKGILTKYILAGNILLLIFGTVAWSKASFSDAAHPWPGILNHLFTLPFAVVLEIIVFTFALAIRLRLELQKKLAFERQMVENEMLALRSQMNPHFVFNSLNSIRNLMIKDEKDEAINYLSNFSQLVRKILQQTQHKTIALQEEMNFIDLYIQVEKKRLNNDIAFDIWIDPKLELEEIRFPPMLLQPFVENAIWHGLHPSRKSMKELKIRVIQHNESHLEIAIADNGIGRARAESQQEASAKNSLSTQISHKRLELFNSSSNSQISMEIEDLADQAGTVVHFHYRFED; from the coding sequence ATGAAGTTTCCATTGCCCATTCTCATTTTGCTCTTCTGCATTTCGGGTACGCTCTCCGCTATGCAGGCGGATACAATTCGACTGGGTGAGTCTTTCAATGCTCAGCCCCTCAATTACGGAGCTGTTTTTTGCGAAATAAGTCCTGAATTGGGCCTGGAGCAGGTACGGCAAAAAAAGGAGGGTTGGCAAGCCTTTAAACCGGGCAACCGCATGCAGGCGGACAAAACATTGTGGTTGCATTTTTTTGTGCAGAATACAGGCAAAGAGAACAATCTGGTCTTTCTTCGAAATTGGAAAGACAATTTGGTGAATTACTATTTCATTCGAAAAAACGAAACAATAGTAAAAAGAGCTGGCCAAATGAGCGGTTATCCCGAGGCAAGCGAACTGGAATTCATTGATTTCTATAAATTCCCTTTAAACAAACAGGAAATAGCCGAGGTTTTTATTGAAATCCCGCCTGACAAAGGGCTCTTCGATTGGCTGCGGATTTGTCCTCTTAAACCCGCGACGGGCTTGATTTTCTTGGGACAACATGCAGGACTGCAAACTACTTTGGTGCGTTATTACACCCTGAACATCAAAGAGGTACAGATACGCAATATATACCAAGGGGCCCTGATTCTCTTGCTTTTGGCCAGCTTATTTTTTGTGCTCAAATTGCCTCAGGATCGCGTGTATCGATATTATTTCTTTTATGTAGCCTGCGGATTGGGCTATTCCTTAATCCAAAGCCGAGGATATACCTATGTCGGTCAGGTGATTTTACAATTCCCCTACATCAAAAAATTCGGAGGCGAACTGGTATTTTGGTTGGGCATGTCCTCGTATTTCCTTTTTGCAGGACAAATACTCGATTTTAAAGACAACTCCCCCCATCTATACAAAAACCTACGGAAGATCAGCGGAGCACTTGTGGTTTTTGGCCTGATTCAGTTTGCCTACCTCTGTCTCAGTCTCGATTTTTCCTATGCCGACTTCATGTTTTACAACAAGGTGCCCGTTATTCTATTTTACATCTGGCTACTCTTTTTCATAGCCCGAAATACGAAGGGCATTTTGACCAAATATATTTTGGCGGGCAATATTCTGCTTTTGATTTTCGGTACCGTGGCTTGGTCCAAAGCTTCGTTTTCGGATGCGGCTCACCCCTGGCCGGGCATTCTCAATCATTTGTTCACCTTGCCTTTTGCTGTCGTGCTGGAAATCATTGTTTTCACTTTTGCTTTGGCCATTCGCTTGCGACTCGAGCTGCAAAAAAAGTTGGCTTTCGAAAGGCAGATGGTCGAAAACGAGATGTTGGCTTTGCGTAGTCAGATGAATCCTCATTTCGTGTTCAACAGTTTGAACAGCATCCGAAACCTCATGATCAAAGATGAAAAAGACGAGGCGATAAATTACCTTTCTAATTTTTCGCAATTGGTTCGGAAAATACTGCAACAAACACAGCACAAGACCATTGCTTTGCAAGAGGAGATGAATTTCATTGACTTGTACATTCAGGTGGAAAAGAAAAGGTTGAACAATGACATTGCATTCGACATTTGGATTGATCCAAAACTCGAGCTTGAAGAAATTCGTTTCCCGCCCATGCTGCTTCAACCCTTTGTCGAAAACGCCATTTGGCACGGCCTACACCCCAGCCGCAAAAGTATGAAAGAGCTGAAAATTCGTGTGATACAGCATAACGAAAGCCATTTGGAAATCGCCATCGCCGACAACGGCATTGGTCGGGCAAGAGCCGAATCACAGCAAGAAGCTTCGGCGAAAAACTCTTTGAGCACCCAAATAAGCCACAAACGTTTGGAGTTGTTCAACAGCTCGAGCAACAGCCAAATCAGCATGGAAATAGAAGATTTGGCCGACCAAGCTGGGACGGTTGTACACTTCCATTACCGTTTCGAAGATTAA